The following are encoded together in the Corticium candelabrum chromosome 1, ooCorCand1.1, whole genome shotgun sequence genome:
- the LOC134186861 gene encoding uncharacterized protein LOC134186861 isoform X2, translated as MCQSKDSSGPSSSMLGTREVFKDLIQTLHKDMVGVMGRLDKIISLLDSAERDKPRQEKQEIDACDTPEREVYIGDPRASKLAVTRATMKGGRRSLLALNLVDILFDQDSLRRSTVCGSRDSPKEALDPRKIEAIRSHCFQEFPIHEEETGKEALQKMTKAVTDKCLLVAKSYKAN; from the exons ATGTGCCAGAGCAAAGATTCATCAGGACCATCATCGAGCATG CTTGGCACGAGAGAGGTATTCAAAGACCTCATTCAAACATTGCACAAAGACATGGTGGGTGTCATGGGACGACTGGACAAGATCATCAGTCTTTTGGATTCTGCAGAA AGAGACAAACCCAGgcaagagaaacaagaaatagATGCCTGTGACACTCCAGAAAGAG AAGTTTATATTGGTGATCCAAGGGCCAGCAAGTTGGCTGTTACCAGAGCCACCATGAAGGGTGGTAGGAGGTCTTTGTTGGCCCTCAATCTTGTTGATATCTTGTTCGATCAGGATAGCTTAAGACGTTCAACTGTGTGTGGGTCTAGAGACTCCCCAAAAGAGGCACTAGACCCTAGAAAGATCGAAGCCATAAGAA GCCACTGCTTTCAAGAGTTCCCAATACACGAGGAAGAAACAGGAAAGGAGGCATTGCAGAAAATGACAAAGGCCGTCACAGACAAGTGTTTGCTAGTTGCCAAAAGCTATAAAGCAAATTAG
- the LOC134181097 gene encoding uncharacterized protein LOC134181097, with amino-acid sequence MTGSAMEEQMYERVVFYLENGSYPTGLSESEKSGVRKKSKLFQLEEGILYFQDKKQSTRRQVIRDDTTKRQILQGCHVTGGHHLGRDKTLDRVTKKYYWLGIVADVKQLVQHCDICQRVKRKFDHPSEPLHPLPVPSKVWSQIGVDLVGPLQVTSSGNQYIVVAVDYFSKWPEAKAIPSKEAIHVADFLNSLFLRHGFPEVLISDQGREFCNAICNELLTKTGVKHRITSAYHPQTNGLTERFNQTLKNGICQMTNCTDEDWDSTIEAILFSYRTAVHASTKFTPFFLFNNRDPRMPLDVQLHAHHVSDSTAETTMHCLTDEEMQHDVELLVNLKHQYTAAAKRNIVKAQERQKAYYDKRHNTYSLSLDLNDQVLLKNSKHDSRKGGKLDVKWTGPYWVSERLPKGCFKLKNGNGAVLKQIFHASRLKPYYPLQSYEPCGTGTSDECKDTINEDENAAEAIEWHADDLPLLSPASACVRVDASVAFQPDAQPSRTHQNEGQGLLVMDNRTEIEARSLPSTTQPSASSREISDETDKGTVGSRSIKCDRRKLRLEPKKRVRFQLATNEDDKECSQTANEEENSREEDGKRKRKLDYRGQTQPQTKRRRTIESKKNSFTISRRMREILMQGRELTDEHISLAHNILKKQFPHIDGLQSPLLAQTNGFIPVQHEGIQIHHVPERSHWVTSSCCGQHISVYDSKEAGFQLSTSLSHQLALIYRLAVEDDSEDDDDGNDPINLFVQKPYVQQQRGGSDCGLFAIAFAVHLAFGDNLSTLQFDQALMRRHLLKCFQQKEMMPFPQMTKTTAHRPKRLRGVMIELCRWCLMPETFAATVKCQKCDDWCHLKCARPILPTRSKKWTCGNCK; translated from the exons ATGACGGGAAGCGCCATGGAAGAGCAAATGTACGAGCGGGTCGTTTTCTACCTTGAAAACGGTTCATATCCAACAG GTCTCTCGGAAAGCGAGAAGAGTGGTGTCCGTAAGAAATCCAAACTGTTCCAGCTAGAGGAAGGGATTCTCTACTTCCAAGACAAGAAACAATCGACACGCAGACAAGTTATCAGAGACGATACGACAAAAAGACAG ATTCTCCAAGGATGTCATGTCACTGGAGGTCATCATCTTGGCAGGGACAAAACGCTAGATCGAGTGACAAAGAAGTACTACTGGCTAGGAATAGTAGCTGATGTGAAACAACTA GTTCAACATTGTGATATATGTCAGAGAGTGAAAAGAAAGTTTGATCATCCATCAGAACCGTTACATCCATTACCTGTACCATCTAAGGTCTGGTCGCAAATTGGCGTTGACTTGGTTGGACCATTGCAAGTCACTAGTAGTGGCAATCAGTATATTGTTGTGGCTGTCGATTACTTCAGCAAATGGCCTGAAGCCAAAGCAATTCCATCGAAAGAAGCAATTCACGTTGCTGACTTCCTTAACTCACTCTTTCTACGACATGGATTTCCAGAGGTGTTGATATCCGATCAAGGTCGCGAGTTTTGCAATGCTATCTGCAATGAACTTTTGACAAAGACAGGAGTCAAACACAGAATTACGTCTGCCTACCACCCTCAAACAAACGGACTGACTGAGCGTTTCAATCAGACACTGAAAAATGGAATCTGCCAGATGACAAACTGCACAGATGAAGACTGGGATTCAACAATTGAGGCTATTCTATTTTCCTATCGCACTGCTGTTCATGCTTCGACCAAATTCACACCATTCTTTCTTTTTAATAATCGAGATCCTCGTATGCCTCTAGATGTGCAACTGCATGCACACCACGTCTCAGATTCAACTGCGGAAACCACGATGCATTGCCTGACTGATGAAGAGATGCAACATGATGTAGAACTGCTAGTCAATCTGAAACACCAGtatacagcagctgcaaaacGAAATATTGTCAAAGCCCAGGAACGCCAGAAAGCTTACTATGACAAGCGCCATAATACATATTCTTTATCTCTCGATCTCAATGACCAAGTTCTTTTAAAAAATAGTAAACATGACAGCCGTAAGGGTGGAAAGCTGGACGTGAAGTGGACTGGTCCATACTGGGTGTCAGAACGTCTTCCGAaaggctgtttcaagctgAAAAATGGAAATGGTGCTGTTCTGAAGCAAATCTTTCATGCAAGTCGTCTCAAACCGTATTATCCACTGCAGAGCTACGAGCCATGTGGTACTGGCACTTCAGACGAGTGCAAAGATACC ATCAATGAAGATGAAAATGCTGCAGAAGCCATTGAATGGCACGCGGATGACTTACCTCTTCTATCCCCTGCgtctgcatgtgtacgtgtggatGCTTCAGTTGCATTCCAACCTGATGCGCAACCTTCAAGGACACATCAAAATGAAGGACAG GGGTTATTGGTGATGGATAACAGGACAGAAATAGAGGCCCGTTCATTACCATCTACAACTcaaccatcagcttcatccAGGGAAATCTCAGATGAAACTGACAAGGGCACTGTTGGAAGCAGAAGTATCAAATGTGACAGACGTAAATTACGGTTGGAACCTAAGAAAAGAGTACGTTTCCAGCTTGCG acaaatgaagaTGACAAAGAATGCAGTCAGACAGCGAATGAGGAGGAGAATAGCAGAGAAGAAGATGGAAAACGTAAGCGCAAGCTTGATTATAGGGGCCAAACTCAACCCCAAACAAAACGAAGACGTACTATA GAATCTAAGAAGAACAGTTTCACTATTTCAAGGCGAATGAGAGAAATTCTCATGCAAGGCCGCGAGCTTACGGATGAGCATATTTCTCTTGCTCACAACATACTAAAGAAACAGTTTCCACACATTGATGGCCTACAGTCACCGTTACTTGCACAGACGAATGGTTTTATCCCAGTCCAGCATGAGGGCATCCAGATACATCACGTCCCTGAGCGAAGCCATTGGGTAACTTCTAGTTGCTGTGGCCAACATATATCAGTTTATGACAGCAAAGAGGCCGGTTTTCAACTTAGTACTTCTCTCAGTCACCAGTTAGCCTTGATTTATAGGCTGGCGGTAGAAGATGATAGCGAAGACGATGATGATGGAAATGATCCCATCAACTTGTTTGTTCAAAAGCCCTATGTCCAACAGCAGAGGGGAGGTTCGGATTGCGGACTGTTTGCCATTGCATTTGCTGTGCATCTTGCTTTTGGAGACAATTTATCGACTCTGCAATTCGACCAGGCACTGATGAGACGGCACCTTCTCAAATGCTTTCAGCAGAAAGAAATGATGCCTTTTCCGCAGATGACAAAGACCACGGCTCATCGTCCCAAGAGACTTCGCGGTGTCATGATTGAGCTTTGTCGTTGGTGCTTGATGCCCGAGACATTTGCTGCTACAGTGAAGTGCCAGAAATGCGATGATTGGTGTCATTTGAAATGTGCTAGACCGATATTGCCTACTAGGAGCAAAAAATGGACCTGTGGTAACTGCAAGTAA
- the LOC134181275 gene encoding uncharacterized protein LOC134181275, protein MVERYKFIQRHQRQGESSRKHVSALRELAVTCRFGELHDELVRDQLIEKTIHQKVRERLLMELDDMSRDKALNLASQIGQALHESKKMEVRREFEENIDGLDRETDVKDTLKGKVVGHVRRVQSQGRASTRSSAILTCGNCGLQHQQSRASCCPAFG, encoded by the coding sequence ATGGTAGAGAGGTACAAGTTTATACAAAGACACCAGCGGCAAGGTGAGTCTTCTAGGAAGCACGTTTCGGCGCTTCGTGAGCTGGCGGTAACCTGCCGGTTTGGTGAGTTGCATGATGAACTAGTCCGTGATCAACTCATTGAGAAGACGATTCACCAGAAGGTTAGAGAGAGACTGCTGATGGAGTTGGACGACATGTCGCGTGATAAGGCTTTGAACCTGGCTTCTCAAATTGGGCAGGCGCTGCATGAATCTAAGAAGATGGAAGTTAGAAGGGAGTTTGAAGAGAACATTGATGGTTTAGACAGGGAAACTGATGTTAAGGACACACTAAAGGGTAAAGTCGTAGGCCATGTTCGTAGAGTTCAATCACAAGGGAGGGCTAGCACACGAAGTAGTGCAATATTAACGTGTGGGAACTGTGGTCTTCAACATCAACAGTCGAGAGCTTCTTGCTGTCCAGCGTTTGGGTAG
- the LOC134181362 gene encoding E-selectin-like: protein MRSTNTTYKGIASFSCPRGYNLIGEKTAQCLETGNWNASTPRCEIVSCGKPPIPSNGAITGKYTYNSRAYVTCNNGYKLSGTYRLTCNSNGAWNDAPGVCTETRCFPLTTLTHGSINWTNGQKFEFKVGATLEFACAVGYDLVGSTSLECTQETNIDARWSHEVPSCAAKQCSNLTAPVHGYIRGSNNRHPNSVYFGCDFGYIISNGSSKLTCGHTGQWNGRVPQCIKVKCVSPVETSNLNCTGGYQFGDQLNCACPYGFALIGHPTLQCTGSGQWTAQIPQCQQVVCRNPRLPTNGGYVTVSSFYVGGNATYSCGSGYDLVGSKQRTCKQLLENSAVGFWDGHPPHCTPKRCSVPEDPVNGIVIGTNFYYPYSIEYQCHFGFEEESGNVKRTCDSTGQWSGLPLVCQDVCVGLQSRCSEIEKCIVGSNGQGLCVCQDHSYCSQKSNPVCATDGQTYLNECFLKITACNLRLSDLQIVAKGHCKPSNSIKTR, encoded by the exons ATGCGATCAACCAATACCACATACAAAGGAATTGCAAGCTTTTCGTGCCCTAGGGGATATAATTTGATTGGAGAAAAGACTGCACAATGCTTGGAGACGGGAAATTGGAATGCTTCTACGCCGAGATGTGAAA TTGTAAGTTGCGGTAAACCTCCAATTCCAAGCAATGGTGCTATTACTGGAAAATACACATATAACTCAAGAGCTTACGTAACATGTAACAATGGTTATAAGTTGTCTGGGACATATCGACTCACATGCAACAGCAATGGGGCATGGAATGACGCGCCCGGAGTTTGTACAG AAACACGTTGTTTTCCTCTAACGACTCTTACTCATGGCTCAATTAATtggacaaacggacaaaaatTTGAATTCAAAGTTGGAGCAACTCTGGAATTTGCATGCGCTGTCGGGTACGACCTCGTTGGATCAACATCTTTAGAATGCACTCAGGAAACAAATATAGACGCCAGATGGAGCCACGAAGTTCCTTCCTGCGCAG CAAAACAGTGTTCAAATCTTACTGCTCCTGTCCATGGCTACATAAGAGGATCAAATAATCGTCATCCCAACAGTGTTTATTTTGGATGTGACTTTGGATATATAATCTCTAATGGCAGTAGTAAGCTGACCTGTGGTCATACTGGACAGTGGAATGGAAGAGTGCCGCAGTGTATAA AGGTGAAATGTGTATCGCCAGTTGAAACAAGTAATCTAAACTGTACTGGAGGATATCAATTTGGAGATCAACTTAATTGCGCATGCCCGTATGGCTTCGCTCTGATTGGCCACCCTACACTTCAATGCACAGGAAGCGGACAATGGACAGCTCAAATCCCGCAATGCCAAC AGGTTGTATGTAGAAATCCGCGTCTGCCAACAAACGGTGGCTACGTCACTGTAAGTTCATTTTACGTTGGGGGCAATGCTACGTACTCGTGTGGCAGCGGGTACGATCTGGTTGGCTCAAAACAGAGAACATGCAAACAACTTTTGGAAAATTCGGCAGTTGGATTCTGGGACGGACATCCGCCACACTGTACAC CTAAACGATGCAGTGTACCTGAAGATCCTGTCAATGGCATCGTAATCGGAACCAATTTTTATTATCCGTACTCCATTGAATATCAGTGTCACTTTGGGTTCGAAGAAGAGTCTGGAAACGTAAAACGAACATGTGATTCAACAGGACAATGGAGTGGACTACCATTAGTTTGTCAGG ATGTATGCGTGGGTTTGCAATCGAGATGCTCTGAAATAGAAAAATGTATTGTTGGCTCGAACGGACAaggcttgtgtgtgtgccaaGATCATTCTTATTGTTCACAAAAATCCAATCCGGTATGTGCTACTGACGGACAGACGTACCTGAACGAATGCTTCTTGAAGATAACAGCTTGTAACTTGCGTTTGTCAGACTTGCAAATAGTAGCTAAGGGACATTGCAAACCTAGCAACTCGATAAAAACGCGTTAA
- the LOC134186861 gene encoding uncharacterized protein LOC134186861 isoform X1 has product MCQSKDSSGPSSSMTHSEVVSRSQPLPFLTSANGESKMGRCWLHETNSEDDDNLEVTAESADLGTREVFKDLIQTLHKDMVGVMGRLDKIISLLDSAERDKPRQEKQEIDACDTPEREVYIGDPRASKLAVTRATMKGGRRSLLALNLVDILFDQDSLRRSTVCGSRDSPKEALDPRKIEAIRSHCFQEFPIHEEETGKEALQKMTKAVTDKCLLVAKSYKAN; this is encoded by the exons ATGTGCCAGAGCAAAGATTCATCAGGACCATCATCGAGCATG ACACATTCTGAAGTAGTCTcccgcagccagcccctcccctttttgacttccgCCAACGGGGAGTCAAAAATGGGGAGATGCTGGCTGCACGAGACTAATTCTGAAGATGACGATAATCTGGAAGTGACTGCAGAATCAGCTGAT CTTGGCACGAGAGAGGTATTCAAAGACCTCATTCAAACATTGCACAAAGACATGGTGGGTGTCATGGGACGACTGGACAAGATCATCAGTCTTTTGGATTCTGCAGAA AGAGACAAACCCAGgcaagagaaacaagaaatagATGCCTGTGACACTCCAGAAAGAG AAGTTTATATTGGTGATCCAAGGGCCAGCAAGTTGGCTGTTACCAGAGCCACCATGAAGGGTGGTAGGAGGTCTTTGTTGGCCCTCAATCTTGTTGATATCTTGTTCGATCAGGATAGCTTAAGACGTTCAACTGTGTGTGGGTCTAGAGACTCCCCAAAAGAGGCACTAGACCCTAGAAAGATCGAAGCCATAAGAA GCCACTGCTTTCAAGAGTTCCCAATACACGAGGAAGAAACAGGAAAGGAGGCATTGCAGAAAATGACAAAGGCCGTCACAGACAAGTGTTTGCTAGTTGCCAAAAGCTATAAAGCAAATTAG
- the LOC134186832 gene encoding uncharacterized protein LOC134186832 isoform X2 — MNPVLLVTIEDLLFPGCPLTKRSSSVLIMLFILQHKLSAQACKDLMQLISAHFPVGHRAMTSLYCLKSYLHKTCAPMKPMKAFVCPSCEDLIANSADQCGTYEFLFFYVKNALSRLFKDSEFCSKLSASFEKRNNADMSDLTSGKRYRNMTTGLLSKWNITLTLNTDVVSVFRTSRTGSLWPVYLTINELSSECRFSLKYAIVCDLWFHPSKPPIQVFLQPLMSQLKELSTNGETFKTAEGLQHCKVTFLDERLLSIKAPDHFSRIPHMLKEFSTWKASEYRSWLFYWSLSVLRGILPREYYIHYSLLVVGCRLLCGMKISSNDIDRARQLLLKFYERHELLYGTTSCTMKMHILQHLSEFVERSGPLWASYFFFFEKLHGVLKILCMRQDLCLIRRGCAFT, encoded by the exons ATGAACCCAGTCTTGCTGGTGACGATTGAGGATCTCTTGTTTCCTGGCTGTCCTCTAACAAAAAGGAGCAGCTCAGTTTTAATAATGTTGTTCATTTTGCAGCATAAATTGTCTGCTCAAGCTTGTAAAGACCTAATGCAGCTTATTTCAGCTCACTTTCCAGTAGGTCACCGTGCTATGACCTCATTGTACTGCCTGAAATCATATCTTCATAAAACCTGTGCTCCTATGAAACCAATGAAAGCATTTGTATGTCCCAGCTGTGAAGACTTAATTGCAAACAGTGCAGACCAATGTGGCACAtatgaatttttgtttttttatgTGAAAAATGCACTATCTCGACTGTTTAAAG acAGTGAATTTTGTTCGAAACTTTCTGCTAGTTTTGAGAAAAGAAATAATGCTGATATGTCTGATCTAACAAGCGGCAAAAGATACAGGAATATGACTACTGGATTATTATCGAAATGGAATATCACACTGACTTTGAACACGGATGTTGTATCGGTTTTTAGAACTTCACGCACTGGGTCTCTTTGGCCTGTGTATCTTACAATTAATGAGCTTTCTTCTGAATGCAG ATTTTCACTCAAGTATGCCATTGTCTGTGATCTTTGGTTTCATCCATCGAAACCGCCTATACAAGTATTTCTACAACCTCTGATGAGTCAGCTGAAGGAACTTTCCACAAATG GAGAAACTTTCAAGACAGCTGAAGGATTGCAGCACTGCAAA GTAACTTTCCTCGATGAGCGTCTCCTTTCAATTAAAGCACCTGACCACTTTAGTCGAATTCCACATATGCTGAAAGAGTTTTCCACATGGAAGG CTAGTGAATATAGATCATGGCTGTTTTACTGGTCTCTTTCAGTGCTTAGAGGAATTCTGCCAAGAGAGTACTATATCCATTACAGCTTACTTGTTGTTGGATGTCGTCTCCTTTGTGGAATGAAGATATCTTCCAATGATATTGATAGAGCACGACAACTTTTGCTGAAGTTTTATGAAAGGCACGAACTGCTTTATG GTACAACATCTTGCACTATGAAGATGCATATCTTGCAGCATCTTTCAGAGTTTGTGGAGAGATCTGGACCATTATGGGCCTcttattttttcttttttgaaAAATTACATGGAGTACTAAAAATTTTGTGCATGAGACAAGATTTGTGTCTAATCAG AAGAGGATGTGCTTTCACCTGA
- the LOC134186832 gene encoding uncharacterized protein LOC134186832 isoform X1: MNPVLLVTIEDLLFPGCPLTKRSSSVLIMLFILQHKLSAQACKDLMQLISAHFPVGHRAMTSLYCLKSYLHKTCAPMKPMKAFVCPSCEDLIANSADQCGTYEFLFFYVKNALSRLFKDSEFCSKLSASFEKRNNADMSDLTSGKRYRNMTTGLLSKWNITLTLNTDVVSVFRTSRTGSLWPVYLTINELSSECRFSLKYAIVCDLWFHPSKPPIQVFLQPLMSQLKELSTNGETFKTAEGLQHCKVTFLDERLLSIKAPDHFSRIPHMLKEFSTWKASEYRSWLFYWSLSVLRGILPREYYIHYSLLVVGCRLLCGMKISSNDIDRARQLLLKFYERHELLYGTTSCTMKMHILQHLSEFVERSGPLWASYFFFFEKLHGVLKILCMRQDLCLIRLQLQYHWCS, encoded by the exons ATGAACCCAGTCTTGCTGGTGACGATTGAGGATCTCTTGTTTCCTGGCTGTCCTCTAACAAAAAGGAGCAGCTCAGTTTTAATAATGTTGTTCATTTTGCAGCATAAATTGTCTGCTCAAGCTTGTAAAGACCTAATGCAGCTTATTTCAGCTCACTTTCCAGTAGGTCACCGTGCTATGACCTCATTGTACTGCCTGAAATCATATCTTCATAAAACCTGTGCTCCTATGAAACCAATGAAAGCATTTGTATGTCCCAGCTGTGAAGACTTAATTGCAAACAGTGCAGACCAATGTGGCACAtatgaatttttgtttttttatgTGAAAAATGCACTATCTCGACTGTTTAAAG acAGTGAATTTTGTTCGAAACTTTCTGCTAGTTTTGAGAAAAGAAATAATGCTGATATGTCTGATCTAACAAGCGGCAAAAGATACAGGAATATGACTACTGGATTATTATCGAAATGGAATATCACACTGACTTTGAACACGGATGTTGTATCGGTTTTTAGAACTTCACGCACTGGGTCTCTTTGGCCTGTGTATCTTACAATTAATGAGCTTTCTTCTGAATGCAG ATTTTCACTCAAGTATGCCATTGTCTGTGATCTTTGGTTTCATCCATCGAAACCGCCTATACAAGTATTTCTACAACCTCTGATGAGTCAGCTGAAGGAACTTTCCACAAATG GAGAAACTTTCAAGACAGCTGAAGGATTGCAGCACTGCAAA GTAACTTTCCTCGATGAGCGTCTCCTTTCAATTAAAGCACCTGACCACTTTAGTCGAATTCCACATATGCTGAAAGAGTTTTCCACATGGAAGG CTAGTGAATATAGATCATGGCTGTTTTACTGGTCTCTTTCAGTGCTTAGAGGAATTCTGCCAAGAGAGTACTATATCCATTACAGCTTACTTGTTGTTGGATGTCGTCTCCTTTGTGGAATGAAGATATCTTCCAATGATATTGATAGAGCACGACAACTTTTGCTGAAGTTTTATGAAAGGCACGAACTGCTTTATG GTACAACATCTTGCACTATGAAGATGCATATCTTGCAGCATCTTTCAGAGTTTGTGGAGAGATCTGGACCATTATGGGCCTcttattttttcttttttgaaAAATTACATGGAGTACTAAAAATTTTGTGCATGAGACAAGATTTGTGTCTAATCAG ATTGCAACTGCAGTATCATTGGTGCAGTTGA
- the LOC134186832 gene encoding uncharacterized protein LOC134186832 isoform X3 — MSDLTSGKRYRNMTTGLLSKWNITLTLNTDVVSVFRTSRTGSLWPVYLTINELSSECRFSLKYAIVCDLWFHPSKPPIQVFLQPLMSQLKELSTNGETFKTAEGLQHCKVTFLDERLLSIKAPDHFSRIPHMLKEFSTWKASEYRSWLFYWSLSVLRGILPREYYIHYSLLVVGCRLLCGMKISSNDIDRARQLLLKFYERHELLYGTTSCTMKMHILQHLSEFVERSGPLWASYFFFFEKLHGVLKILCMRQDLCLIRLQLQYHWCS, encoded by the exons ATGTCTGATCTAACAAGCGGCAAAAGATACAGGAATATGACTACTGGATTATTATCGAAATGGAATATCACACTGACTTTGAACACGGATGTTGTATCGGTTTTTAGAACTTCACGCACTGGGTCTCTTTGGCCTGTGTATCTTACAATTAATGAGCTTTCTTCTGAATGCAG ATTTTCACTCAAGTATGCCATTGTCTGTGATCTTTGGTTTCATCCATCGAAACCGCCTATACAAGTATTTCTACAACCTCTGATGAGTCAGCTGAAGGAACTTTCCACAAATG GAGAAACTTTCAAGACAGCTGAAGGATTGCAGCACTGCAAA GTAACTTTCCTCGATGAGCGTCTCCTTTCAATTAAAGCACCTGACCACTTTAGTCGAATTCCACATATGCTGAAAGAGTTTTCCACATGGAAGG CTAGTGAATATAGATCATGGCTGTTTTACTGGTCTCTTTCAGTGCTTAGAGGAATTCTGCCAAGAGAGTACTATATCCATTACAGCTTACTTGTTGTTGGATGTCGTCTCCTTTGTGGAATGAAGATATCTTCCAATGATATTGATAGAGCACGACAACTTTTGCTGAAGTTTTATGAAAGGCACGAACTGCTTTATG GTACAACATCTTGCACTATGAAGATGCATATCTTGCAGCATCTTTCAGAGTTTGTGGAGAGATCTGGACCATTATGGGCCTcttattttttcttttttgaaAAATTACATGGAGTACTAAAAATTTTGTGCATGAGACAAGATTTGTGTCTAATCAG ATTGCAACTGCAGTATCATTGGTGCAGTTGA